The sequence TCACCCGAAACGACCAGGTCGATGATAATGATAGAAATCAGAGCCCACAGATACTCAAACACGTCGGAATCGCTCCTTTCACCTAAGCAGAATGTCCCTTATGGGAAAAATAAAAGAGACCTTTGCCATTGGAAAAAATGGCAAAGGTCTCGCTAAGCACTCCGCTCAACAAAGCCGGAGGATCACTCCTCGTCATGACGACTTTGTCTCAGGCAGGGGCACTGCCTGCAAGCTACTCCCCTTTGATTTTTCAATTGCAGATCGATTGGGCTTGACCGTCAAGGAAAATGGCACCACCCTCGCTAGATGCTATGATCGGACTTCATTCTTTATGCCTGCAAGGGTTGCTCGGTCAGGTCAGTACATCTTGGATCAGGCGACGGCTTTCCGGGTCGAAGTCGCCGCTGACGAACTCGACATGCGGGTCAAGCGGCAGGCCTGCCTGGTTGGTGAAGACGTAACATGTTTTGCCCGGATATGGAAACGTCTCCGCCTCGCGCATGTTGAAATCATAGGTGGCGCGCCCCATAACGAGTTGGTCCACCATGCTGTAAAACGCAGAATAGCCGTTGTCGCCTTTTCGGTTGCGGGTCATTCCCTTCAACTCCTCGCGTAAAGTGCCGTGCCGAAAGCAGCGCTCCGCCAATATTTTATAGTATTTGGAAAAAGGAGGAGTGCACCATGAACCCAGTCTCTCACGTTCCGGGCGAGTGGCAACGCTGGATTTCGGAAAATCTCACGCGAGGCGCATCGCCCGAGGTCGTGATTCAAAAAATGGTTGAGCACAAGTTCGACCTCGCCACCGCCCAAGCGGCCGTCGCTGCACAGCAAACAGCGGAACATCCGTCAGGACAGTCGTCGGAACAGCCGTCAGGGCAGACGTCGGGGCAGACGTCGGGGCAGTCATCAGCATCGGCAGCCGACGAGTCGTACGTCTACGAAACGCCCCGCATTCAGTCGTCCGGGCGCGTCATCTCCACCTCCGACCGCGATGTGCATGTTGTCGTCCGCAGTGAGCGGCCGGTGATCGTCGTGTTCGACGACATGCTCAGCGCCGATGAATGCGATGAAATGCTTCTCCTTGCCCAGTCGAGAGGCGTCCTGCGCTCCACCGTAGTCGATCCGCAGAGCGGCGCAGGCACGGTCGACAACGTTCGCACCAGCTTCGGCACGTATTTTCAACGCGGCGAAAACGAGCTGATCGCGCGCGTTGAGCAGCGCCTCGCCGAAGTGATGAACGTCCCGCTCGAGCACGGCGAAGGGCTTCAAGTGCTCCACTACAAGGGCGGCGGCGAGTACCGGCCGCATTTTGACTTTTTCCCGCCCTCCTCGCCAGGTAATCAAAGGCACCTCGCCAACGGCGGACAGCGGGTCAGCACGATGATCCTCTACCTGAATGACGTTCCGGCTGGCGGCGAGACGATCTTTCCGCAGATCTCGCTGTCGGTCGTGCCGAAAAAAGGGGCGGCTGTGTATTTTGAGTACTGCAACAGCCAAGGCCAAGTCGACCCCTTGACGCTGCATGGCGGCGCTCCCGTTACGCAGGGAGAGAAATGGATCGCAACCAAATGGGTGCGGCAGCACACTTGGGGTGGATGACGGCAGGATGAACAGCAAAAAGACAGCCTGTGCAGGCTGTCTTTTTGTGTACCTCTGGTCTGTATGCTGCGAGATTAGTCTTCGCAGTGGCCCGGACATTCGTCGAGTTGACCGCTGTTGTACTGTTCGAGCGTGCTGGCCAGAGCGGCCGCAACGGTCTTCTGATCAGGCGTATCACTTGCGGAGAGGAACTCGTTGGCCGCTGCGATCGCTGCCGTAGCTGCCGCGCAGGTTGCACCGTTCAGCACGTTCAGGTTGGCGGCGAGCAGTTGTGCGTACAGCTGGTTGTACTGCGGCACAGAGCTCGGACCGGACGACGGCTGGAGGATGGCGACCGCTTGTGCAGTGGTGGTGACGTTGATGCTAAGACCGCCGCCATTACCGAGCAGGATCGGCAGGAAACTGGTGGTCAGATCTACACCTTGGTTGCGCCAGAAGCCGATCGTGTGCGTGCAGCTGCCGGGCGGCGGAGGAGGCGGAGGGGGCGGCGTCGGCGGGCAAGGGGTGAGCGCGGGCATTTCGCAGGTCGCGCTGGTGTTGCGGACGGCCGCTTCCGCCGAGAAGTTCAGCTTGAACTCCGCACAGATCACTTGGCTGACCGAGAACCGGCAGGGCGTCGGCGCAGTCATGGGCGGGGACGCACAAGGCCCGAGCACGGGGCCTCCCACGCATTTCACGCTGATCGTCTGCGTCGTCACGGACGGGACAATCTCCAGATCGGCTTGCAGGCACACCTGATCCGAGACGGTCACCGGGCAGTTGACCATCGGATCTACCAGCGTTACCTGCGGCTGCTCAGCGGCTTGGGCGCTGGCATTTGCGCCGGCGCATCCACAGTCGTTTTGATTCGTCATGCAGAATCACTTCCTTTCATTAATCTGCTTTATCAGATGCAGGAACGAGCCATCGCGCATTGAGGCAAATGCTGTTTTTGTCAAAAATCAGCGTTTGTCCCGCAATCCTCCAGCTCCGGAATTCGACAGACCGATCCGCCATGCGCCACGTTCGTTTTGGCACCAAATTGGATCGGGATGCGCAAGCGCAGTTGTTGCTGCACCGTAAACGAGCAGGGGGACGGCGGGCAGGCACGAGGAGGGGCGCCTCTGCGACAGCGCAGCGGTCCGACGCATTCGACCTGCAGCCCGCGCCCGATCCTCACTTGCGGAGTGACGGTGACAACCGCTTCCACCTGCACGTCCTGATGAACCACCGCTGTGCAGTTGCCTTGCTGGGCTTCCATAGCATTCAGTCCTCTCGGCATAGGATGACAACCTACTCTCATTGAATGTCGAGCCGAGCGCATTGGCTTGGGCAAATACGGAGATTTTGAAAAATGGACGATTCGACCGGTGCATTCCCCCAAGCTGCGCCCGTATAATATTCCAGAAAAACAGACAGGAGGGGATCAGGATGCGCCATCGAAAGACCGGAGGAACCTGTAGGAAAAAAGCGATATGGGTCCGCAAGCATCTGCCCTGCCGGAGCCGGCCGAAACAGCAGCGGGCACACCGGCAGCCGCGCAGTCCCGAGGAGCCGTTTTTGGAGTACATTCCTTCCGAGTCCGTGGCGGACAGAGAAGGATGCACGCATTTTTTGCATAAAAACGTACGTGTCGAAGCGGTTGTCACCGTCACCCCGTCGGTCACGATCTTGGAGCCGGGCCCGATGCTCGACTGCGAAGCGTCCTGCCCGCCAGGCAAGCACAAAGGCGTAAAAGGGCCGCAGACGTATCGCGTCCAGCAGGATCTGCTGCTCAAGATCCCGCTGCGCTTTGGAGCGGACGTCGAGGCGCGGCTTGGCGATTTCGACTGTTAAGCGCAGACCGGCCATCCGTACAGCGCGGCGGCCGGTTTTTGTGTACAATACGGGAAAAGGATTTTTAAGGGGAGACAAGCCTGTGCGATACCTCGATCTGGAGACCTGGCCGCGAAAAAACCACTATCACTTCTTCCGCACGATGGACTATCCGCATTTTAACGTCTGTGCCAACGTGGATGTGACCCGCTTCCAAGCGGTGGTGAAAGCGAACGGGCTGTCTTTTTTCAAAACGTTTTTGTATGCGGTCGTAAGGACGGCCAATGAGTTGAAAGAGTTTCGCTACCGGATTCGCGAGAAAGGCGTGGTCGAGCATGACGCGGTGCATCCGTCATTTACGCTGATGACGTCGGAAGATGTGTTTCGCTTTACGGAGGCGAAATACCATCCGGAGCTGCACGTATTTCTTGAAGAGACCGCCAAGGTGATGGACGCGGCCAAAGACACCGTCTACATCGAAGACGAGCCCGGCCGCGACGACCTGCTCTACGTCACCTGCCTGCCCTGGGTCTCCTTCACCAGTGTCCAGCACCCGATCCACATGGACCCGCACGACAGCGTGCCCCGTTTCGCATGGGGCAAGTTCTTCGAGGAGAACGGGAAGGTGAAAGTGCCATTGGGGATTCAGGTCCATCACGCGCTGGTGGATGGTGTGCATGTAGGGCAGTTTTTCATGCGGGTGCAGGAAGTGTTGGATGAGTTTGGAGAGATCGAAAAAGGCACTCACCGGTGATGGTGAGTGCCTTTTTTACTTGAGCCGCTTCCCCATTCGCCAGCAGAGCTGCTGGAGGGAGTTGGTCTCTTGCGCCAACTGCTCGAAGCCGTTTTTTTCGTAGAATCGGATGGCGCGGGCGTTGGTTTGGGCGACGCGGAGGTGGTACTCGGGGAACTGGAGCTTGCGGAACAGGTCTTCCGCATAGCGGAGGAGCTGCTGGCTGTAGCCTTGGCCCCGGCCTTCGGGAACGACGTAGATGAAGCTGATGTAGCCGACCTCCCGCCCTTCGTACTCGGCGCGGCGCAGGACGAGCTCGCCGACGGTGTGCCCGTCGTCTTCCATCAGCACGAACCCTTCCGGCAGATCGGCCGCTTTTTGCTTGGCGAATTGGATGTAGTCCTCTTCATTAAATTGCAGGTCCCCTTCCGCCTGCTCCGCTTCGCTGATGTCGGTGAAAAATTGGACGAGCGTGGCGCGGTCGGCGTCCGGTTGGACGAGTCGAAATGTGATCACAAGTAGCTCCTCCCTTTTTGACTTTCGCTTAGTTTAGCACAAGAACTCCCATCTTGGCAGAGCTTTGCCGCCAGTGTATAGTAAGAGGAACTTCCATTTAGTAGGAACTGTGAGGGACGATAGATGTTGCATACCGGAAAGAATTTTTTTGATCAGGAAGAGGTGTTCAACACCTATTGGCGGCAACGCGGACGCGAACTGAGCGCCAATGCCGTGCTGGAGGAGCCGGTGATCGAAGAGTTGATCGGCCCTGTACAGGGCTTGGCCTTGCTCGACCTCGGATGCGGGAACGGACAGTACGGTGCCGAGCTGCTGGGGCGCGGCGCGAAGTCGTTTTTCGGCGTGGATGCGGCGCAGAAGATGCTGGAGCAGGCGCAAGAGCGGCTGCACGGAACTGAAGCGACCCTGGTGCGCGGGACGTTTGAAGAGATCGACCTGCCTGCCGAGAGCTTTGACTTGGCCCTGTCGCGGCTGGCGCTGCACTATGTGGAGGATATCTGCTCCGTGTTTGCCAAAGTGGCGAAGAGTCTGGTCAAAGGCGGCCGGTTTGTCTTATCGGTGGAGCATCCGCTGCTGACATCCAGTCTCGATCAGGAGATCACCGGTCCGCGCGGCAGCATGGTGGTCGATGACTACTTTGTCAGCGGGCCGCGCGAGATCGAATGGCTGGGCGGGCGGGTGCAAAAGTTTCATCACACGTTGGAGGAGTATTTTCTGGCGCTGCAAGGGGCAGGATTCCAGGTCGAAATGCTGCGCGAGTCGAAGCCGAAGCGGGAGCTGTTCCCCACGGAGGAGGAATTCCTGCGCCGGTCGCGGATTCCCTTGTTTTTGTTCCTCGTCGGGAGGAAGTCATGAGCCGGACCGCTTCGTTTCGCTTCTTATGGATCGGCCAGACGGCGGCGAATCTGGGCGATGTGCTGTATGTGGTGGTGATCATCGCCATGATCTACGGCGCGACCGGGTCGGCGATGCTGACCGCGCTGGTGCCGATCGTCACGATGAGCACGCAGCTGATCGGCGGGTTTACCGCGCCTTTGCTGATCGACCGCTTCCGGCTGACCGTGCTGCTGTGGAGCACGCAGCTGGGGAAGACGCTGCTGTTCGTATTGCTGACGCTCAATCTCGATCTGTTTCTGCACGGGGGCTGGCTGCCGCTGCTGTACGTGTTGATGGCGCTGTTTTCCTGGCTGGACTCGGCGGCCAATCCGGCGCGCAACGCGATCGTGCCGCGCTTGGTCGACCCGAGCCGGCTGGTGAAAGTCAACGGCCTGCTCGCTTCGACCGATCAGACGGTGCAGCTCGCAGGCTGGGCGCTGGGCGGCGTGCTGTTTGTCGCGCTCGGCGGAACGCTCAGCTTGTGGCTGTGCTTCGTTCTGCATGCGGCGGCCGCTTTGATGATGTTTGGCGTGCGCGACCCGCTGCCTGCGGAGGAACAGGCAGCGGATGCAAGCAACAAGTCAGGCTTGGAGTCGGTCAAAGAAGGCTGGGTCTTCGTCTGGCGCTCACCGCTGCTGCGTCTGGTGATCGTGATGGACGCGCTGGAGGTGCTGGCGGAAGGCGTCTGGATCGGTGCAGTGGTGATGGTGTTTGTGCAGGAGGCGCTGGGACAAGGGGCGCAGTGGTTCGGCTTTTTGAACGCCGGCTACATGGCGGGCATGCTGCTTGGCGGGATGCTGGTCACCGCGTTTTCCAAATGGGTCGAGGCGCGGATGGGCTTGCTGCTGATCTTGGGCTCGATCATCTATGCGCTGCTCAATGTCGGGTTTGCGCTGAACAGCACTCCTTGGCTGGCACTTGGGATCTGCCTGCTGATGGGCCTGCCCCACCAGTTGAAAGCCGTGGTGCAGCAGACCCTGTTCCAAACGCAGGTCGAAGCCCGCTTGCTGCCGAAAGTGTTTTCGGTGAAGCTGACCGTGTTTTACACCGGGTTTGCCTTGTCTTCGCTGATGATGAGTCTGCTGACCGATGCGGTCGGCGTGCGGTTCGTCTATCTGCTGGCCGCCGCGCTGGTCGGCGTGGCCGCTGTGGTGGCGACCAGTCAGTGGAAATTGTTGAAAAAAGCATCTGTCTCGCCATGAGACAGATGCTTTTTATTTGCGCTTGGCGAGATGAATCGCCGCCCCGTCCGCGTCGGCAGCCGCTTCCATCAGGACTTCGGTCAAGGTCGGGTGCGGATGGACGGTGAGGTGCAGGTCTTCGAGCGTGGCGCCCATCTCGATGGCGAGCGCCGCTTCGCCGATCAGCGAGGACGCTTCCGGACCGACGATGTGGACGCCGAGCACGACGCCGCTCTCCTGCTCGGCAACGATGCGGCAATAGCCGTCGCCTGCGCCGGTGGTGAGCGCGCGGCCGTTGACGGCGAAGGGGAACTGGCCGGATTTGACGGCGTAACCCTGTGCGCGCGCTTCCGCTTCGGTGAGGCCGGTGACGGCGATCTCCGGATCGGTGAAGATCACAACGGGCAGGCAGGCCATGTCTTTGGCGCTGGCCAGGCCTGCGATCGCTTCGGCTGCGATGATGCCCTCCTTGCTCGCTTTGTGGGCCAGCATCGGGCCGTGAGTGATGTCGCCGATGGCGAAGATGTTCGGGTTGTGCGTGCGGCCTTGCGCGTTGGTGTGCAGGAACCCTTTTTCGTCTGTCTGCAGCCCCGCCCGGTCGAGGTCGAGCCCTTCGGTGTTCGGGCGGCGTCCGACGGTAACGAGCACTTTGTCGGCGGTGAAGATTTTGTCCTCCCCTTTTTCCCGCAGGCGGACGTCCACGCGGCCGTTTTCAATCGTGTGGGCGAGGGCTTCCGTTTCCGTCAGCAAGGTGACGCCCATGCGCCGGAGATTTTTTTTCACGATCCGCACCAAGGCAGGGTCGATGCCGGGCAGGAGGTCGGACGCCATCTCGGCGATGGTGACGCGGGTGCCGAGCTTGGCAAACGCGGTGCCAAGCTCCAGCCCGATGTAACCGCCGCCGATGATGAGCAGCTCTTGCGGCAGCTCGGTCAGTTGCAGCGCGTCGGTCGAGGACAGGATGTAGGTGCCGTCAAAAGGCAGGCTGGGCAGTTGCAGCGGCCGCGAGCCGGTGGCGAGGATCGCCTGATCGAAGCGGTAATATTCCATGCCGGACGCCGTTTCCACCGCGATGCGGTCTTCGGTCATGAACAGCGCTGCGCCTTGGGTGACCGTGACGCCGTTTTGCTTGAGCAGGGTGGCAACGCCGCCGGTAAGCTTGTGGACGATGCCGGTTTTCCAAGCTTGGAGCTTCTGCATGTCGAGCTCCGGAGCGGCGGTGTGCAAGCCCATGTCGACCGCTTCGGCGATGGCGACCGCAGTATTCGCGGCGTGGATCAGCGCTTTGGACGGAATGCAGCCGACGTTGAGGCAGACGCCGCCCAGATGCTCTTTCTCCACAAGCACGACTTCTTTGCCGAGCTGGGCGGCGCGGATCGCTGCCACATAACCGCCGGGGCCGCCGCCGATGACGACGACTTGGACTTCTTGCGCGATGTCTCCTACGACCATCGGGTACCTCCTTAGCTCATTTCGAGGAACAGCCGCTGCGGCGTTTCCAGCAGCTGTTTGATCTTGTTGGTGAAGCGCACCGCTTCCGCTCCGTCGATCACGCGATGGTCGAAGGACAGAGAGAGATACATCATCGTGCGGATGACGATCTCGCCGCCCCGCACGACCGGCCGCTCCTGCATCGGGTGGATGCCTAGGATCGCCACTTCCGGGTAGTTGAGGATCGGGGTGGCGAACAGGCCTCCGACCGGGCCCATGTTGGAGACGGTGAACGTGCCACCGCGCATGTCGCCGAGGGCGAGGGTCCGGCTTTTGGCCTGCTCGGTGAGCGCTTTGGCTGCGGCGGCGAGCTCGAGCAGGGAGCGGCGGTCGGCGTGCCTGATCACCGGTACCATCAGACCGTCCGGCGTGTCGACGGCGACGCCGATGTGGCAGTCGCGGTGCAGGACGATCTCGCCTTGCGCATCATCCATGTGGGCGTTGAGGTGCGGGTGCGATCTGAGGGCGGTGGTCAGCGCTTTGAGGATGAAGGGCAGGTAGGTGATCTTTTCGCCGGAAGGAGCGAGCCATTCGTTCGCCTGCTGGCGACAGGCGACCAGCTCGGTCATGTCCACTTCGTCGACCGCCGTGACGTGCGGCGCCGTGAACGCCGACTTCGTCATGCGGTCGGCGATGGTGCGGCGCAGGCCGCGCAAAGGAATCCGGGTGCTGTCAGATGCAGCGGCGGGTGCGGGTGCGGGGTCGGATGTGCAGGAAGGAGCCGCCGTGTCGGATGGTTGCGCTGCGGAGTGGTGCGCGGTGACGGCCGGCGGTGCCGCAGCAGGTGCAGCCGGTTGTTCTGCTGTATGTAAAAACGCTTGCACGTCCTCCTTCGTCACGCGCCCCGCCGGGCCGGTGCCGGTCACTTGCGAGAGATCGACGCCCTGATCGCGGGCGTATTTGCGGGTCGACGGCGTGGCGAGCACCCGCTTGGACAGCTTGTCTTCCCCGATCACCACCAGCACCTCGCCGACGCGGGCCAGCTCGCCCGCTTGGGCGCGGATCTCCTGCACGCAGCCGGACGCGGGGGATGGCAGCTCGACCAGCGCTTTGTCGGTCTGCACTTCCACCAGCGGGTCGAACTCGCGCACGACATCGCCTTCCTGCACCAGCCAGCGCACGACTTCCGCTTCGTGGATGCCTTCGCCGACGTCGGGAAGCTTGAATGCAACGGTCATGGAACGTCCCCCCCTGTTAAAAGTTCATCACGCTTTCGATGCCGTGCAGAATCCGCTTGGCGTCCGGCGCATAAATGTCCTCCAGCGAAAACAGCGGCTGCGGCGCATCATAGCCGCCGACGCGGCCGACGGGAGCTTCCAGCGACAAAAGCGCCCCGTCGTTGATCAAGGCGACGACCTCCGCCCCGAGTCCCGCCGTCTTCGGCGCTTCATGCACGACGAGCGCCCGGCCCGTTTTTTCCACCGAAGCGAGGATCGTCTCCCGGTCGAGCGGCGACAAGGTGCGCAGGTCGACCACCTCCACGTCCCAGCCCTTTTGCTTGGCCAGTTCCGCCGCCTCCAGCGACACGCGCAGCATCGTGCCCCAGGCGAACAGGGAGATCTGCCTCCCTTCGCGCACCACGTTCGCTTTGCCGATCGGCACGGTGTAGTGCCCGTCCGGCACCTCTTCCTTAATGGCGCGGTAGATGCGCATCGGTTCGAAAAAGAGCACCGGGTCGTCTTCGGCCAGCGCGGCGAGCAGCAAGCCTTTTGCATCGTACGGCGTGGATGGGCAGACCACTTTCAGCCCCGGCTGGTGTACGAAAAATGCCTCCGGGCTGTCCCCGTGCAACTCCGGTGCGCGAATGCCGCCGCCATAAGGCGCGCGGATCACCATCGGGCAGGAGAACCGCCCTTGCGAGCGCATGCGCACCCGCGAGACGTGGCAGACGATCTGCTCGACCGCCGGATAGATGAACCCGGCAAACTGCAGCTCGGGCACCGGGCGCATCCCGTTCACCGCGAGCCCGACCGACGCGCCGATGATGCCCGCTTCCGCCAGCGGCGTGTCGACGACGCGGTCGCTGCCAAACTCCGCCTGCAAGCCTTCCGTGGCGCGGAACACCCCGCCGTTGACTCCGACGTCTTCGCCGAGCAGCAGCACGCGCCGGTCTTCGCGCAAGGCGACGCGCAGGCCGTCGGTGATCGCTTGGATCAAGTTGCGTTTTGCCATCACTTCCCGCCTCCGTTTCCGTACAGCTTGCGCATCTCGGCGCGCTGTTCTTGCAGGTGCCAGGGCAGTTTCGCATAGGCGTGCTCGAAAATGCGGTTGTGGTCGACCGGCGGAGCGGCGAGCATCTCCTCGATTGCGCGCTGCACCGTGGCGTCCGCTTCTTCCCAAGCGGCCGTCTCCTGCTCTTCCGACCAGACGCCGAGCGTGAGCAGGGTCTGTTTCAGTCGTGCAATGCCGTCTTTTTCCCGCCACCCATTCACTTCCGCTTCGTCCCGGTAGCGGGTGTGGTCGTCGGCGGTGGTGTGCGAGCCGTAGCGGTAGGTGACCGCCTCGATCAGGGTCGGCCCTCCGCCGCTGCGGGCTCGGTCGGCAGCCGTTCTGACCGCTTCGTAGACGGCGACGGCGTCGTTGCCGTCCACGCGGACGCCGGCGATGCCGTATGCAGCCGCTTTCTCGGCCAGGGTTTCCGTCGCGGTCTGCTTGGACAGCGGGACGGAGATCGCATAGCCGTTGTTCTGGCAGAAAAAGAGCACAGGCAACTGAAAGACGCCGGCAAAGTTCATCGCTTCGTGAAAGTCCCCTTCGGACGTCGCCCCGTCGCCGAGAAAGCCGACGGTGACGGTGTCCTCGCCGCGCAGTTTGCTCGCCCAGGCGGCGCCGACGGCGTGCGGGAGCTGGGTGGCGATCGGCACGGCGATCGGGAAGATGTTGACGCCTGGAGGCGAGATACAGCCTTCGGGGCGGCCGTTCCAGTAAAGGAAGATCGTCGCCATCGGCAGGCCGTGCACCATCGACACGCCGTGCTCGCGGTAGGTCGGGAACAGCCAGTCCCGCTTTTCCAAAGCAAAACCGCACCCGACCTGCGCCGCCTCCTGCCCCTCCAGCGGCGCATAGGTGCCGATCCGCCCCGAGCGCTGCAGATGCACCGCGCGGCGGTCAAAATGGCGGACGGTGATCATCCACTTGTACATTTCCGTTAACAGCGCAGGCGAAAGCGATTTCCCTTCTGCCTGACATTGATCAATCCGGTTCATCAACTTGTCCCCCCTTCGTTCCCTATATATGCGGGAACTTCTGCAAAAATCTCTCTGCAATTTGAGAACTGTCTGCGCTTGCACATTTGTGTAAATTTATCGTTGCTTACAGCGCAACCTCCATGCTAGTCTATACCTGCAGAAGATACCTGACCTTCGCAAAGGAGCGTGTGAAACATGGAAGTATCACAAAGCCTCATGGAAGAAATGCGCGACATGCTGAAAGCCCTGATCGGCCGCAGCGATACGCACAGCGCCCAGATCGAAGGGCTGACCCGGCAGGTAAAAGAGATTCGCGAGACGATGGCCGCACTTGAAGCAACTACCAAACAAGAGCTCGCACAACTCCGCGCTGAGATGGCGACCAAACAAGAACTCGCACAACTCCGCGCCGAGATGGCGACCAAACAAGAACTCGCACAACTCCGCGCCGAGATGGCGACCAAACAAGAACTCGCCGAACTCCGCGCTGAGATGGCGACGAAGGACGACATCCTGATTCTCCACAAGCAGATCGCCGGCCTGAAGAGCGACAGCACCTACCTCAAAGACCAGTCCTACCGCAACACGATGGACATCTACCATCTCAAACTGCAGATGGGTCAGCTGCACAACGAAGGGCATGGGCCGCTTCAAAAGTAACGCAGCGTTTTTCGAAGCCGGATACACCCCGCGTGTACGCCGCGATCTCCTTCGCCTCATCAATTGGCAACACCCTCCACTTTCCGCACGACAATTTCCCAGAACCAAAGACCCTGCTTTTCCTCGCAAGCATCGGGACGAGCAGGGTACTTTTTTCTCTATCGCGCCTTCTGCACCCACACC comes from Tumebacillus sp. BK434 and encodes:
- the lpdA gene encoding dihydrolipoyl dehydrogenase; its protein translation is MVVGDIAQEVQVVVIGGGPGGYVAAIRAAQLGKEVVLVEKEHLGGVCLNVGCIPSKALIHAANTAVAIAEAVDMGLHTAAPELDMQKLQAWKTGIVHKLTGGVATLLKQNGVTVTQGAALFMTEDRIAVETASGMEYYRFDQAILATGSRPLQLPSLPFDGTYILSSTDALQLTELPQELLIIGGGYIGLELGTAFAKLGTRVTIAEMASDLLPGIDPALVRIVKKNLRRMGVTLLTETEALAHTIENGRVDVRLREKGEDKIFTADKVLVTVGRRPNTEGLDLDRAGLQTDEKGFLHTNAQGRTHNPNIFAIGDITHGPMLAHKASKEGIIAAEAIAGLASAKDMACLPVVIFTDPEIAVTGLTEAEARAQGYAVKSGQFPFAVNGRALTTGAGDGYCRIVAEQESGVVLGVHIVGPEASSLIGEAALAIEMGATLEDLHLTVHPHPTLTEVLMEAAADADGAAIHLAKRK
- a CDS encoding alpha-ketoacid dehydrogenase subunit beta is translated as MAKRNLIQAITDGLRVALREDRRVLLLGEDVGVNGGVFRATEGLQAEFGSDRVVDTPLAEAGIIGASVGLAVNGMRPVPELQFAGFIYPAVEQIVCHVSRVRMRSQGRFSCPMVIRAPYGGGIRAPELHGDSPEAFFVHQPGLKVVCPSTPYDAKGLLLAALAEDDPVLFFEPMRIYRAIKEEVPDGHYTVPIGKANVVREGRQISLFAWGTMLRVSLEAAELAKQKGWDVEVVDLRTLSPLDRETILASVEKTGRALVVHEAPKTAGLGAEVVALINDGALLSLEAPVGRVGGYDAPQPLFSLEDIYAPDAKRILHGIESVMNF
- a CDS encoding class I SAM-dependent methyltransferase — translated: MLHTGKNFFDQEEVFNTYWRQRGRELSANAVLEEPVIEELIGPVQGLALLDLGCGNGQYGAELLGRGAKSFFGVDAAQKMLEQAQERLHGTEATLVRGTFEEIDLPAESFDLALSRLALHYVEDICSVFAKVAKSLVKGGRFVLSVEHPLLTSSLDQEITGPRGSMVVDDYFVSGPREIEWLGGRVQKFHHTLEEYFLALQGAGFQVEMLRESKPKRELFPTEEEFLRRSRIPLFLFLVGRKS
- a CDS encoding chloramphenicol acetyltransferase; translation: MRYLDLETWPRKNHYHFFRTMDYPHFNVCANVDVTRFQAVVKANGLSFFKTFLYAVVRTANELKEFRYRIREKGVVEHDAVHPSFTLMTSEDVFRFTEAKYHPELHVFLEETAKVMDAAKDTVYIEDEPGRDDLLYVTCLPWVSFTSVQHPIHMDPHDSVPRFAWGKFFEENGKVKVPLGIQVHHALVDGVHVGQFFMRVQEVLDEFGEIEKGTHR
- a CDS encoding MFS transporter, translated to MSRTASFRFLWIGQTAANLGDVLYVVVIIAMIYGATGSAMLTALVPIVTMSTQLIGGFTAPLLIDRFRLTVLLWSTQLGKTLLFVLLTLNLDLFLHGGWLPLLYVLMALFSWLDSAANPARNAIVPRLVDPSRLVKVNGLLASTDQTVQLAGWALGGVLFVALGGTLSLWLCFVLHAAAALMMFGVRDPLPAEEQAADASNKSGLESVKEGWVFVWRSPLLRLVIVMDALEVLAEGVWIGAVVMVFVQEALGQGAQWFGFLNAGYMAGMLLGGMLVTAFSKWVEARMGLLLILGSIIYALLNVGFALNSTPWLALGICLLMGLPHQLKAVVQQTLFQTQVEARLLPKVFSVKLTVFYTGFALSSLMMSLLTDAVGVRFVYLLAAALVGVAAVVATSQWKLLKKASVSP
- the pdhA gene encoding pyruvate dehydrogenase (acetyl-transferring) E1 component subunit alpha, with product MNRIDQCQAEGKSLSPALLTEMYKWMITVRHFDRRAVHLQRSGRIGTYAPLEGQEAAQVGCGFALEKRDWLFPTYREHGVSMVHGLPMATIFLYWNGRPEGCISPPGVNIFPIAVPIATQLPHAVGAAWASKLRGEDTVTVGFLGDGATSEGDFHEAMNFAGVFQLPVLFFCQNNGYAISVPLSKQTATETLAEKAAAYGIAGVRVDGNDAVAVYEAVRTAADRARSGGGPTLIEAVTYRYGSHTTADDHTRYRDEAEVNGWREKDGIARLKQTLLTLGVWSEEQETAAWEEADATVQRAIEEMLAAPPVDHNRIFEHAYAKLPWHLQEQRAEMRKLYGNGGGK
- a CDS encoding 2OG-Fe(II) oxygenase, translated to MNPVSHVPGEWQRWISENLTRGASPEVVIQKMVEHKFDLATAQAAVAAQQTAEHPSGQSSEQPSGQTSGQTSGQSSASAADESYVYETPRIQSSGRVISTSDRDVHVVVRSERPVIVVFDDMLSADECDEMLLLAQSRGVLRSTVVDPQSGAGTVDNVRTSFGTYFQRGENELIARVEQRLAEVMNVPLEHGEGLQVLHYKGGGEYRPHFDFFPPSSPGNQRHLANGGQRVSTMILYLNDVPAGGETIFPQISLSVVPKKGAAVYFEYCNSQGQVDPLTLHGGAPVTQGEKWIATKWVRQHTWGG
- a CDS encoding GNAT family N-acetyltransferase, translating into MITFRLVQPDADRATLVQFFTDISEAEQAEGDLQFNEEDYIQFAKQKAADLPEGFVLMEDDGHTVGELVLRRAEYEGREVGYISFIYVVPEGRGQGYSQQLLRYAEDLFRKLQFPEYHLRVAQTNARAIRFYEKNGFEQLAQETNSLQQLCWRMGKRLK
- a CDS encoding dihydrolipoamide acetyltransferase family protein, translating into MTVAFKLPDVGEGIHEAEVVRWLVQEGDVVREFDPLVEVQTDKALVELPSPASGCVQEIRAQAGELARVGEVLVVIGEDKLSKRVLATPSTRKYARDQGVDLSQVTGTGPAGRVTKEDVQAFLHTAEQPAAPAAAPPAVTAHHSAAQPSDTAAPSCTSDPAPAPAAASDSTRIPLRGLRRTIADRMTKSAFTAPHVTAVDEVDMTELVACRQQANEWLAPSGEKITYLPFILKALTTALRSHPHLNAHMDDAQGEIVLHRDCHIGVAVDTPDGLMVPVIRHADRRSLLELAAAAKALTEQAKSRTLALGDMRGGTFTVSNMGPVGGLFATPILNYPEVAILGIHPMQERPVVRGGEIVIRTMMYLSLSFDHRVIDGAEAVRFTNKIKQLLETPQRLFLEMS